A stretch of DNA from Saccharomycodes ludwigii strain NBRC 1722 chromosome I, whole genome shotgun sequence:
GCCCAATCCCATGGAAGATTTAATTTCTCTATATGGACTAAATGATATAGCAGACAAAGTAGTGAGATACAATTCCGATGGATCTAGAGctataaaattaagaaaatcATACAAGAATCAAATAAGTGATGGTATAGCTGGTAAATGGAACAGTTCGAATATACCCACAAGAGCGAAATTTGGAGAAATATCACCGCATATATTCCACATGAATAACATTACCGGTAATACTAATGGTGCGAATAATGGGTATTGTTGCGAGAATAGTTTTAACACAGATGAACAGAATATCTTTAAACGTTGTGATTGGGATATGTACTCCAGCGTGATTCAACAATTTGATAGAGCGGGTGCTTTTAACGGAAATGGATCGAATATCAATGGTAGCAATATAGGGTTTGGTGTGGACGACTTAGCATTTGATTTAGACGGAACGGGTAATGTGAGCAACATTAATGGTagcaatattaaaagaaagaggAAAATGCAACAAATGTCTGCGGGTACAATGGATAA
This window harbors:
- the ROX3 gene encoding Rox3p (similar to Saccharomyces cerevisiae YBL093C | ROX3 | Regulation by OXygen), with the translated sequence MTEDTIPAYYYYIDPQSTAYYDEQQATTPPQPNPMEDLISLYGLNDIADKVVRYNSDGSRAIKLRKSYKNQISDGIAGKWNSSNIPTRAKFGEISPHIFHMNNITGNTNGANNGYCCENSFNTDEQNIFKRCDWDMYSSVIQQFDRAGAFNGNGSNINGSNIGFGVDDLAFDLDGTGNVSNINGSNIKRKRKMQQMSAGTMDNNVSTGTTTNNSPIGTNGNTPSDSTGNIVMTSTLETDDAKRRRLE